The genomic interval TAGCGCCACCGTCCGAGCCGGAGCGGCGTCGCCCGCGCGTTCGGTGACTCCGCGGTGACGCCGGAGCCGCGCACCCGTGACTCGATGGCGAGGATGACCGTCGTGACGACGACCAGCTGGAGCGAGAGCATCGCCGCGAGGTCGCGCCCGCCGCCGAGCACGTCGCCGTAGACGGAGTAGATGACGCTCGTGAACACGCTGTAGCGCATCACGGAGGGGGTCCCGAAGTCCGAGAGCGCGTACAGCGCGACGAGCAGCGCCCCGGCGGCGATTGCCGGGCGGATCTGCGGCAGCGTCACGCGGCGGAACGCCTCCCGGCGGCCGAGCCCGAGGGTCCGAGCGGCGTCGACGAGCGTGGTGTCCATCGACTTCAGCGCCGCGCGCGTGGTGAGGAACACGTAGGGGTAGGTGTACAGCGTGAGCACGAGCACCGTCCCCGCGAGCCCGTAGATGGAGGGGAGCGACTCCACGCCCAACGGGACGAGGAAGTCCTGAACCGTCCCGCGCGGGCCGAACGCGGAGACGAACGCGAACGCGCCGATATAGGAGGGGATGACGAGCGGCATCGCCAACAGGACGGTGAGCGGCCGCTTGAACGGCATGTCCGTGCGTACGGTGAGGTACGCGGCCGGGACGCCGACGACGAGCGAGCCGAGCGTGACCCCCGCGACGAGGAAGCCGCTGTTGACGAACACCTCGACGGTCGTCGGCGCGGTGAGCAGTTCGAGGGCGCCGTCGGCGTCGAGGGCGTTGGCGACGACCCAGACGAGCGGCGAGAGGAACAGGGCGGCGAGCGCACCCGACAGCAGCGTCAGCGCGACCGGACGCGACCCCTCGGCGTCGCGGTCGAACACGGCCGTCAGGTCGCTCGTCGCCATCCTAGACGTTGAGCCCCGCCTCCCGCATGACCTCGAGCGTCGGCCCGAGGTCGGCCAGCTGCGAGAGGTCGAGCCCCTCGGGCGGGTTCAGCTGGTCGATGGTCGGCAGGTCGATACTCCCCGGCTGGACCGGCTCGACGCCGGGTATCATCGGGTACTCGAACGTCGTGGTCGCGAAGTACTCCTGTGCCTCCGCCGACAGCAGGTGGCGGACGAAGTTCTCCGCCAGCTCGCGGTCCTCGCCGGCGGTATCGACGACGGACGCGCCCGCGACGTTGAAGATGGCGCCCGCGTCGCCCTCGGTGAAGGCGATGTCGAGCGGCGCGTCCGGCCGCGCGTCGAGCACGCGAAGCGTGTAGTAGTGGTTCGCGAAGCCCGCGCCGAGTTCGCCGTCGGCGATGGCCTGCGCGATGGCGAACTCGTCGCCGTACTGCTGGACGCCGGCGTCCTGCATCCCGTTGAGCCACGAGAGCGTGGTCTCCCGGTCGTTGAGCACGCGCATCGCGGTGACGAACGCCTGGAAGGAGCCGTACACGGGCGCCCAGCCCGTCGAGCCCGCGAGGTCGGCGTCGTCGGGGAACGCGAGCACGTCGGTGGGGATGTCGCTCTCGTCGTAGCGGTCGGTGTTGTACGGAATCGTCCGCGCTCGCCCGGACGTCCCTATCCAGCGTCCCTCCGCGTCCTGGTACGCGTCGGGGACGACGGAGGTGACGCGCTCCGGCAGTTCGAGGGTCCGCCCCTCGGCGGCGAGCGCGCCGAGCGCGCCCGCGTTGACGGAGTAGAACACGTCGGCGGCGGCGTTCGACCCCTCGGTGAGGATGCGGTTCACGAGGTCCGTCGAGCCGTCGTAGCGCGGCCGGACGCTGAAGTCAGGGTAGATGTCCTCCAGTTCGGAGAACAGCGGGCCGACGAGCGCCTCGCCGCGGCCGGAGTAGACGTCGAGTTCGCCCGAGAGGTCGGGGAGCTCGGCGATGGGCGTTCCGCCCGGCGCCTCGCGCCCCTCGCGGCCGGAACCGATCTGACCCACGTCGGGGTCCTCCTCGTCGCCCGTGTCCGTCCCGGTCGGCGTTCCGTCCCCGCCGAGCAGGCTGCCACAGCCGGCGAGCCCGGCCGTGACGGCGGTCCCGAGCCCCGCGAGGTAGCGGCGGCGGCTCGCGGACGAGTCGTTCATACCCGATTTAGGGGTTCCTAAATCGGATAACGCTGTCGGTAGCGGACGGCCGCCCTCGTCGCCTCCCTCAGTCATCGGCCGCCACCTCCGCGGTCGCGCGGGCGGACTCGTCGAGCGCGTCCAGCGCCGCGAGCCAGTCGCGCATGTGCTCGCCGACGAAGTTGAGGAAGTCGCCGTTCGTCCACTCGTCGAAGTCGCCCTCCGCGAACGCCTCCGCGAGCGCCTCGAAGGTCGCGCGGTAGGTCGCGGCCTCGGGGCCGCTCGCCCCGACCTCGACGGCGTCGGCGACCTCCCAGACGTGCTCGTTGAGTTCGAGGGCGGGCACCTCGTTGTTCAGGTCGTCGAAGGTCGGCCGCGGCGCCTTGTTGTGTTCACACAGCGGCGACCCGGTGAGCACCTTGTCGCCCGCGGCGTCGGCCGCCCGCTTCAGGAACACGCCCGACCAGATGTCGTCGAACCGGCCCACGTCCCACTCGTTGTCGTCCATCGGGAGCTGGTAGAACGCGGGGACGACGCGCCGGCGGAAGGCGAGGTTCATCGAGCAGACGGTCGTGTAGTCGCCCTCGGCGACGAGGAAGTCGTCCTCGTAGTCGTCGGCCGTGGTGCGGGTCTGAGCGAGCCCTTCGAGGTCGCCGTCCATCAGGATACGGACGGCGTCGAGGTCGGGGACGTTCGTCCACAGCCCCTGCGAGGCGACGACCTCGCCGCCGTCGAGGGTCACCGTGGTCTCCTCCTCGTCGGCCGCCATCGCGGCGTAGGGGTAGCCGCGCGGGTAGAGGCCGTGCTCCTCGACGTTCTCGTAGAGGACGTTCACCCACCGTTCCGGGGAGGAGACCTCGGTTACCTCCCCCGACCGCGCGAGGTTGTCGTAGTGGCCGCCGAAGTAGTCCGTGTCGTGC from Halosegnis marinus carries:
- a CDS encoding ABC transporter permease, translating into MATSDLTAVFDRDAEGSRPVALTLLSGALAALFLSPLVWVVANALDADGALELLTAPTTVEVFVNSGFLVAGVTLGSLVVGVPAAYLTVRTDMPFKRPLTVLLAMPLVIPSYIGAFAFVSAFGPRGTVQDFLVPLGVESLPSIYGLAGTVLVLTLYTYPYVFLTTRAALKSMDTTLVDAARTLGLGRREAFRRVTLPQIRPAIAAGALLVALYALSDFGTPSVMRYSVFTSVIYSVYGDVLGGGRDLAAMLSLQLVVVTTVILAIESRVRGSGVTAESPNARATPLRLGRWRYVAVGACLFVAALAMAVPLGVLTNWLLVAGSPTNSALAFEFGYVTNSVAVAAAAALFAGLAALPIAYLAARSDRTLPSLFERASYVGYAVPGVVMGLALVYFGARYGGDLYRNGLILLPLLVFAYVVRFLPQAVGSSRASVEQVSGRLPEAARTLGRSPTEAFRDVTLPLVAPGVAAGAALVFLTTMKELPATLMLRPAGFDTLVTRVWTAYESGYVGQAALPAFVLLFVSALSMLLILRMEGYDVE
- a CDS encoding extracellular solute-binding protein — encoded protein: MNDSSASRRRYLAGLGTAVTAGLAGCGSLLGGDGTPTGTDTGDEEDPDVGQIGSGREGREAPGGTPIAELPDLSGELDVYSGRGEALVGPLFSELEDIYPDFSVRPRYDGSTDLVNRILTEGSNAAADVFYSVNAGALGALAAEGRTLELPERVTSVVPDAYQDAEGRWIGTSGRARTIPYNTDRYDESDIPTDVLAFPDDADLAGSTGWAPVYGSFQAFVTAMRVLNDRETTLSWLNGMQDAGVQQYGDEFAIAQAIADGELGAGFANHYYTLRVLDARPDAPLDIAFTEGDAGAIFNVAGASVVDTAGEDRELAENFVRHLLSAEAQEYFATTTFEYPMIPGVEPVQPGSIDLPTIDQLNPPEGLDLSQLADLGPTLEVMREAGLNV
- a CDS encoding alpha-1 4-glucan-protein synthase — translated: MTDTCVIVPTIREYECVREYVANAREHGHADRLFFLLVTEEFCDTDDMEAMLDDLGVEGAVFDGSDREDWYETNGMAEYGHVVPAASHAETSFGLLYMWAGDFEFGFFIDDDTLPHDTDYFGGHYDNLARSGEVTEVSSPERWVNVLYENVEEHGLYPRGYPYAAMAADEEETTVTLDGGEVVASQGLWTNVPDLDAVRILMDGDLEGLAQTRTTADDYEDDFLVAEGDYTTVCSMNLAFRRRVVPAFYQLPMDDNEWDVGRFDDIWSGVFLKRAADAAGDKVLTGSPLCEHNKAPRPTFDDLNNEVPALELNEHVWEVADAVEVGASGPEAATYRATFEALAEAFAEGDFDEWTNGDFLNFVGEHMRDWLAALDALDESARATAEVAADD